In Acidobacteriota bacterium, a genomic segment contains:
- a CDS encoding ABC transporter ATP-binding protein, with protein sequence MKIEIRRVTKQFAATPVLRELDLSVAEREFFFILGPSGCGKTTLLRIIAGFEPPTQGDVLFDGESVLDLPPNRRRIGMVFQNYALWPHLTVRSNVEFGLDIQKLPRSEIAERVAEVLEMVQMTGYEDRLPNQLSGGQQQRIALARAIVTRPGLLLLDEPLSNLDARLRLEMRDELLRVQKATGITTIYVTHDQKEALSMADRMIILENGRIVQQGSPLEVYRMPRTVFVAGFMGETNFVPGTVGSLHTDWVSVLTPLGPVAGPIRHAALQKGQRVLVSMRPESIRLEGESHEPVGARFAGRVEKTVFMGEVEHFWLRAGELSLKMMLSNPKPGLERPGTQLGLMVDFDDITILAHDESPV encoded by the coding sequence ATGAAAATCGAGATCCGGAGAGTCACCAAGCAGTTCGCCGCCACACCGGTCCTCCGGGAGCTGGATCTGTCCGTCGCTGAGCGCGAATTTTTCTTTATCCTTGGCCCCTCGGGTTGCGGCAAGACCACCCTGCTCCGCATCATCGCCGGGTTCGAGCCGCCCACGCAGGGCGACGTGCTGTTCGACGGCGAATCGGTGCTCGACCTGCCGCCCAACCGCCGCCGCATCGGCATGGTGTTCCAGAATTACGCTCTCTGGCCCCATCTGACGGTGCGCAGCAACGTGGAGTTCGGCCTGGACATCCAGAAGCTCCCCCGTTCTGAGATCGCCGAACGCGTGGCCGAAGTGCTGGAGATGGTGCAGATGACCGGTTACGAAGACCGGCTCCCCAACCAGCTCTCGGGCGGCCAGCAGCAGCGCATCGCCCTCGCCCGCGCCATCGTGACCCGTCCCGGTCTGCTCCTGCTCGACGAGCCGCTCAGCAACCTCGACGCCCGGCTGCGGCTCGAGATGCGCGACGAGCTGTTGCGGGTCCAGAAGGCCACGGGCATCACCACGATCTACGTCACCCACGACCAGAAAGAAGCGCTGTCCATGGCGGATCGGATGATCATCCTCGAGAACGGCCGGATCGTCCAGCAGGGCAGCCCGCTCGAGGTGTATCGGATGCCGCGGACGGTGTTTGTCGCCGGCTTCATGGGCGAAACCAACTTCGTACCCGGCACGGTGGGGAGCCTGCACACCGACTGGGTGTCCGTCCTCACGCCGCTCGGACCTGTGGCCGGCCCCATCCGTCACGCGGCGCTGCAGAAGGGACAGCGGGTGCTGGTGTCGATGCGGCCGGAATCGATCCGGCTTGAGGGGGAGAGTCACGAGCCGGTGGGCGCCCGGTTCGCCGGCCGGGTGGAGAAAACCGTGTTCATGGGGGAGGTGGAGCATTTTTGGCTTCGCGCCGGCGAGCTGTCCCTCAAGATGATGCTGAGCAATCCGAAGCCCGGCCTGGAGCGTCCGGGAACCCAACTGGGGCTGATGGTGGATTTCGACGACATCACCATCCTCGCCCATGATGAGTCGCCCGTATGA
- a CDS encoding iron ABC transporter permease → MRPVDWGLAAAAVLFMFTFMIYPLSYVFVKAFFFGGRFDFGFFGLLFQNTLLRESIVNSLLIGTLTTAGTTVLALPLVYTFAHYRFRGKGFLQALVLVPMILPPFVGAIGMKQLFARFGAVNLLLMQLGVIQQPIDWFGDGGFMGVIFLETMNFYPIMFLNLSAAMANVDPSLEEVALSTGASRWAVLRRITLPLMLPGFFAGAAIVFIWSFTDLGTPLIFDFQKTISVQIFSMVTDINENPMGYALVVLVIVLTATFFLVSKRLIGGRRYEMLARGHVTGREKPASSAVAGLILVLTVGLVLVALLPHAGVLLMSVAEQWFGTVLPVRFTLAHYQSVFTQPLTSVSIQNSLFYSILSTLLDVAMGIIVAFLLARRKFHWSSLLDALVMLPLALPGIIVAFGYVATFSGTFLDPRVNPTILLVLSYGMRRLPYMVRSAYAGFQQTSVTLEEAAQSLGATPGRTMRRITIPLITANLVAGMLLCFAYAMLEVSDSLILAMREEFYPITKSIYVLSSATSGGYYQACALGFVGMVILSTSIFLAGKILGKRLGELFRVG, encoded by the coding sequence ATGAGGCCCGTTGATTGGGGCTTGGCCGCCGCCGCGGTCCTCTTTATGTTCACGTTCATGATCTACCCCCTGTCGTACGTGTTTGTGAAGGCGTTCTTTTTCGGAGGCCGTTTTGATTTCGGCTTCTTCGGCCTGCTGTTTCAAAACACGCTGCTCCGCGAATCCATCGTTAACAGCCTGCTGATCGGCACTCTGACCACCGCCGGCACCACTGTCCTGGCGCTGCCGCTGGTCTACACATTCGCCCACTACCGGTTTCGCGGCAAAGGATTCCTGCAGGCGCTGGTGTTGGTCCCCATGATCCTGCCGCCGTTCGTGGGCGCCATCGGCATGAAACAGCTGTTCGCGCGGTTCGGGGCGGTCAACCTCCTGCTCATGCAGCTCGGGGTGATCCAGCAGCCCATCGACTGGTTCGGGGACGGCGGGTTCATGGGGGTGATTTTCCTTGAAACCATGAATTTCTATCCCATCATGTTCCTGAACCTCTCCGCCGCCATGGCGAACGTGGACCCGTCGCTGGAAGAGGTGGCGCTGAGCACCGGCGCATCCCGCTGGGCGGTCCTCCGCCGCATCACTCTGCCCCTCATGCTGCCCGGATTTTTCGCCGGGGCGGCCATCGTCTTCATCTGGTCGTTCACCGACCTGGGCACCCCGCTCATCTTCGATTTTCAGAAGACCATCTCCGTGCAGATTTTTTCCATGGTCACCGACATCAACGAAAACCCCATGGGCTACGCCCTGGTGGTGCTCGTGATCGTCCTGACGGCGACCTTTTTCCTGGTCTCCAAGCGGCTCATCGGCGGCCGCCGCTACGAGATGCTGGCCCGCGGCCACGTCACCGGTCGCGAGAAGCCCGCATCGTCCGCTGTCGCCGGGTTGATCCTCGTGCTGACGGTGGGGCTGGTCCTGGTCGCGCTGCTGCCCCACGCCGGCGTGCTGCTCATGTCGGTGGCGGAACAGTGGTTCGGCACCGTGCTGCCGGTGCGTTTCACCCTGGCCCATTATCAGAGCGTCTTCACCCAGCCGCTCACTTCAGTGTCCATTCAGAACAGCCTCTTCTACAGCATCCTGAGCACCCTGCTGGATGTGGCGATGGGGATCATCGTCGCCTTCCTGCTGGCGCGACGGAAGTTCCACTGGTCCAGCCTGCTGGACGCCCTGGTGATGCTGCCGCTGGCGTTGCCGGGGATCATCGTCGCCTTCGGCTACGTGGCCACGTTCAGCGGCACGTTTCTCGATCCACGGGTCAATCCCACCATCCTCCTGGTGCTGAGCTACGGCATGCGGCGGCTGCCCTACATGGTCCGGTCGGCGTATGCCGGTTTCCAGCAGACCAGCGTGACGCTGGAAGAGGCGGCGCAGAGCCTCGGCGCCACGCCCGGTCGGACCATGCGCCGGATCACCATCCCGCTGATCACCGCCAATCTGGTGGCCGGCATGCTGCTGTGTTTCGCCTACGCGATGCTGGAAGTCAGCGACAGCCTGATTTTGGCCATGCGTGAGGAGTTCTATCCCATCACCAAATCCATCTATGTCCTCTCCTCGGCCACATCCGGCGGCTACTACCAGGCGTGTGCGCTCGGGTTCGTCGGGATGGTGATCCTCTCGACGTCCATTTTCCTGGCCGGCAAGATCCTGGGCAAGCGTCTCGGCGAACTGTTCCGAGTCGGCTGA
- a CDS encoding GNAT family N-acetyltransferase, which yields MQLDIGDGFRIRSFAPDDVCALIRYADNRNVWLGLRDRFPHPYTAADAAAWLAALQRQEPETHFAIASAMELVGGIGLELQEDVHRHAAEIGYWLGEPFWGRGIATRAVQTLTGWAFGRFSLVRIYARVFSSNPASARVLEKCGYEAEGRCRLAVRKDGRWLDELIYARVNPDDPLQMDR from the coding sequence GTGCAATTGGATATCGGCGACGGCTTCCGGATTCGTTCTTTTGCGCCCGACGATGTCTGCGCCCTGATCCGCTACGCCGACAATCGGAACGTGTGGCTGGGTCTGCGCGACCGATTTCCCCATCCCTACACCGCGGCGGACGCCGCGGCCTGGCTCGCGGCGTTGCAGCGGCAGGAGCCGGAGACCCACTTTGCCATCGCTTCGGCGATGGAACTGGTCGGCGGCATCGGCCTGGAGCTGCAGGAAGACGTGCATCGGCACGCCGCAGAGATCGGCTATTGGCTGGGTGAGCCGTTTTGGGGCCGGGGCATCGCCACCCGAGCGGTGCAAACTCTGACCGGATGGGCATTCGGCCGGTTCTCTCTGGTCCGCATCTACGCGCGGGTCTTCTCCAGCAATCCCGCCTCGGCTCGCGTACTGGAAAAATGCGGCTATGAAGCCGAAGGTCGGTGCCGCCTGGCTGTCCGCAAGGACGGTCGCTGGCTGGACGAACTCATCTACGCCCGGGTGAATCCGGACGATCCACTGCAGATGGATCGGTGA